Proteins from one Effusibacillus lacus genomic window:
- the smpB gene encoding SsrA-binding protein SmpB, giving the protein MAKKDEGPKALAQNRKASHDYFVEDTFEAGIVLTGTEIKSVRQGKANLQDSFARISNGEAWLINMHISPFEQGNRFNVDPTRTRKLLLHKSEIMKLLGQTKEKGYSLIPLKLYVRNGYCKVLLGLAKGKKNYDKRESIAKRDAQRDMQRALREKQKY; this is encoded by the coding sequence ATGGCGAAGAAGGATGAGGGTCCGAAAGCATTGGCCCAAAACAGGAAAGCGTCTCACGACTATTTCGTTGAAGATACTTTTGAGGCTGGCATCGTCCTGACAGGGACTGAGATCAAGTCGGTCCGCCAGGGCAAGGCGAACCTTCAGGACAGCTTTGCCCGGATTTCCAACGGTGAGGCATGGCTGATCAACATGCATATTTCCCCTTTTGAGCAGGGAAACCGTTTCAACGTCGACCCCACACGTACCCGCAAACTGCTCCTGCACAAGTCGGAGATAATGAAACTGTTGGGGCAGACAAAAGAAAAAGGGTACTCGCTGATTCCGCTCAAGCTGTATGTCCGTAACGGATATTGCAAGGTGTTGCTTGGGCTTGCCAAAGGCAAGAAGAACTATGACAAGCGGGAGTCGATTGCAAAGCGGGATGCCCAGCGAGATATGCAGCGGGCATTGCGCGAAAAGCAGAAATACTAG
- a CDS encoding tetratricopeptide repeat protein gives MIALGDKIQRLRVWRGLTQTELASGLVTPSMISQIEGNKANPSTELLLQIIKRLGVSVETFFKDVYFDLGGRAMYRFALDLMEHEQYGAAFQFLKQLEDRPSVVESNELKYQTAICLQNTGKIKEAIDRLDEILLVVQVEGDREFHAKILNQLAESYYKLHNLSLAHFYSEKANSIFDTLPEADKYAKARAKSIMGVVSSKLGEYNKSLGLYQAAYELYFPDYPARAATMLMNMGIQYKNLGQYEKAEEYYLKSMDMFRNLPLEKNSILVKHNYGVLVGLTGKYEKALDLLKECLVEFKEHKFLDMLPSVLEEMAIVELNRGNLTEAKAYALQGIESANGDHYTIPYLKKVLAQICYKNGQIKEAVNYLEEAIPLFQKYSRIGDLIKTLPFLSKCYQELGNVERAVTVLENSKMYAKKLF, from the coding sequence ATGATTGCATTAGGTGATAAAATTCAACGCCTTCGTGTCTGGAGAGGCCTTACGCAAACGGAACTGGCTTCCGGATTGGTTACACCGAGCATGATTTCCCAGATTGAGGGCAACAAAGCAAATCCTTCAACCGAACTATTGCTGCAAATTATCAAGCGACTGGGGGTTTCTGTCGAGACCTTTTTCAAGGATGTCTATTTCGATCTGGGCGGTAGGGCCATGTACCGGTTTGCCCTGGATCTGATGGAACACGAACAATATGGTGCGGCTTTTCAATTTCTCAAACAATTGGAGGACCGGCCAAGCGTAGTTGAGTCCAACGAGCTGAAATACCAGACTGCCATATGTCTTCAGAATACCGGAAAGATAAAGGAGGCAATCGACCGGTTAGACGAAATTCTTTTGGTGGTTCAGGTGGAGGGAGACCGGGAATTTCATGCCAAAATCCTGAATCAACTGGCGGAAAGCTATTACAAACTGCATAATTTGAGTCTTGCCCACTTTTACTCGGAGAAAGCCAATTCCATCTTCGACACGCTGCCTGAAGCCGACAAGTATGCCAAAGCAAGGGCAAAAAGCATCATGGGCGTTGTGTCTTCCAAACTGGGAGAATACAACAAATCGTTGGGGTTGTATCAAGCAGCCTACGAACTGTATTTCCCCGATTACCCGGCACGTGCAGCCACCATGCTGATGAATATGGGGATTCAATACAAAAACCTCGGACAATATGAAAAAGCTGAGGAATATTATTTAAAATCAATGGATATGTTCAGGAATCTTCCTTTAGAAAAAAACAGTATTCTTGTCAAACATAATTATGGTGTATTAGTAGGCTTGACAGGAAAGTATGAAAAAGCACTTGATCTTCTAAAAGAGTGCTTGGTTGAGTTCAAAGAACATAAATTCTTGGATATGTTGCCAAGTGTACTCGAGGAGATGGCAATAGTTGAACTGAACAGAGGAAATCTGACGGAAGCCAAAGCATACGCTTTGCAAGGAATTGAAAGCGCAAACGGAGATCACTATACAATTCCTTATTTGAAAAAAGTGTTGGCCCAAATCTGCTACAAAAACGGGCAAATCAAAGAAGCGGTTAACTATTTGGAAGAAGCGATTCCGCTTTTCCAGAAATATTCCCGAATTGGAGACCTTATCAAGACGCTTCCTTTTCTCAGCAAATGCTACCAAGAACTTGGCAATGTCGAGAGGGCGGTAACGGTCTTGGAGAATTCCAAGATGTATGCCAAAAAACTCTTTTGA